The following coding sequences lie in one Vibrio sp. ED004 genomic window:
- a CDS encoding phytanoyl-CoA dioxygenase family protein, with translation MVENSQQLSSQYDEHGYFVIRNYFDEAQIASLREVVLKFHESWKADNEEFYQEEAFNSSLITGSEYLPADDRTVLFDFISSKKVMEVVDAVIPNKPAFMNTQLFFNPVNPQQKDFWHRDCQYDYDIDDQMKVIMETQVLHLRVPIFDEPGMELIPGTHKRWDNEEEYNVRQEVNGKVSSDNISGGKQIPLEAGDLLVFSADMIHRGRYGLDRLALDILIFDSAADYADYVDDDCLPTPAMLSNITDPRLFMNTLHLKSMQYS, from the coding sequence GTGGTAGAAAACAGCCAACAATTAAGTAGCCAATACGACGAGCATGGTTACTTTGTTATCAGAAATTATTTCGATGAAGCTCAGATAGCATCGCTTAGAGAAGTGGTGCTGAAGTTCCATGAATCATGGAAAGCAGACAACGAAGAGTTCTATCAAGAAGAAGCATTTAACTCATCTTTGATTACAGGCAGCGAGTATCTACCCGCCGACGATAGAACCGTACTGTTTGACTTCATCAGCTCAAAAAAAGTCATGGAAGTGGTCGATGCGGTCATACCGAACAAACCTGCATTCATGAACACGCAACTATTCTTCAACCCTGTAAACCCACAACAAAAAGACTTCTGGCATCGCGACTGTCAATACGACTACGACATTGATGACCAAATGAAAGTCATCATGGAAACCCAAGTATTGCACCTCCGCGTACCAATATTTGATGAGCCTGGGATGGAGCTTATCCCCGGAACACACAAACGCTGGGACAACGAAGAAGAATACAACGTTCGCCAAGAAGTAAATGGAAAGGTAAGCAGCGATAACATCTCTGGCGGTAAACAGATACCGTTAGAGGCGGGCGACTTATTAGTCTTTTCTGCGGATATGATCCACCGAGGTCGATACGGGCTGGATCGTTTAGCATTGGATATTTTGATCTTTGACTCGGCGGCAGACTATGCCGACTACGTTGATGACGACTGCTTACCAACACCAGCGATGCTAAGCAATATTA
- a CDS encoding GGDEF domain-containing protein, whose translation MDGFSLDMRTLNFIIILFSFIYCIGLLLFQFTQQPIKGLSIFSISIFVIGTGPLMLSLRGEFPDWVTVIGANMVIALGFHLALYSLCLFREYSLKCTYLSSLMMLALLPCFIYFTYYEPSIKARIILISLYLAFVTFCTAFAVLKGRRDDLTLGIRMMAMSFTIYGGFMVFRVMVTLFSAELQDFMAATLIHQLAFLVSIVLIVSMSFTMLWLINARLLSSIHELSYSDPLTVLGNRRALDEMVPVIMKQAGTTPVSAIMMDIDNFKSINDQHGHIVGDLVIKSFAEIVQGAIKTSPKASAFRFGGDEIMILLPNFNFLQAQAIACKLRLSISEVSAVQEHEMFLTSSFGVAQLHPHESWNGFISRADKALYQAKTNGRNMTSICPSHINELITAT comes from the coding sequence ATGGATGGTTTTTCGCTGGATATGAGAACACTTAATTTCATTATTATTTTGTTCTCTTTCATTTACTGTATTGGCTTATTGTTATTTCAATTCACTCAACAGCCGATTAAAGGGCTTTCAATCTTTTCCATTTCAATATTTGTTATCGGAACAGGGCCGTTGATGTTGAGCCTAAGAGGGGAATTCCCTGATTGGGTCACCGTTATTGGTGCCAATATGGTCATTGCGCTTGGTTTTCATCTCGCCTTGTATAGCTTATGTCTGTTTCGAGAATATTCTCTCAAATGCACCTACCTCAGTAGTCTAATGATGTTGGCTCTTTTGCCATGTTTTATTTACTTCACGTACTATGAGCCTTCCATCAAGGCTCGAATTATCCTCATTAGTTTATATCTGGCTTTTGTGACTTTTTGCACTGCCTTTGCGGTATTAAAGGGCCGGCGTGATGACTTGACCCTAGGTATTCGGATGATGGCCATGTCATTTACGATATATGGCGGGTTTATGGTTTTCCGAGTAATGGTGACGTTGTTTTCAGCTGAGCTGCAGGATTTCATGGCGGCCACTCTCATTCATCAACTTGCCTTTTTAGTGAGCATCGTTCTTATCGTGTCGATGAGCTTTACAATGCTTTGGCTGATTAATGCAAGGTTGCTTAGTTCTATTCACGAGCTGTCCTACAGCGATCCCTTAACAGTACTGGGAAACCGCAGAGCATTAGATGAAATGGTACCAGTCATCATGAAGCAGGCGGGTACTACGCCTGTCAGTGCCATTATGATGGATATTGATAATTTTAAGTCGATCAATGATCAACACGGGCACATTGTGGGTGATCTCGTCATCAAGTCTTTTGCTGAAATTGTTCAAGGTGCGATAAAAACATCGCCCAAAGCCAGTGCGTTTCGTTTTGGCGGAGATGAGATAATGATTTTATTGCCCAATTTTAATTTTCTTCAAGCACAGGCTATTGCCTGCAAGCTGCGATTATCTATTTCAGAGGTATCAGCAGTACAAGAACATGAGATGTTTCTGACATCGAGTTTTGGTGTTGCTCAGCTTCACCCGCATGAGAGTTGGAATGGGTTTATTAGCCGAGCCGACAAAGCGTTATATCAAGCGAAGACAAACGGTCGCAATATGACTTCAATTTGTCCTAGTCATATTAACGAGCTCATCACTGCCACATAA
- a CDS encoding DMT family transporter, giving the protein MSFSWIAFTLLAAFSQSWRNAFQSKLAGTMSVAGVTLARFIWAGPIALIYLYSLYQWQPVSVPNFSGEFVFYIVAAAIMQILATGLMVTLFKLENYAIGAGLAKCEAPVSAVLSVLFFGTALTLTGWVGVLIGTLGVLIMSSSSGWRSLSPKVFLLGMACSTAFALTSLWVREASLSIGLPFPHSAAWVLFLVITLQTCIICTYLFFRERDTLRQIFKKSKLVVMTSLASVIGSLGWFSAMSLQAVPYVKTLGQVEVIFMVLISYFWLGQSIARKDILALILLSIAAVLVMWQ; this is encoded by the coding sequence ATGTCTTTTAGTTGGATCGCCTTTACCCTGCTTGCTGCCTTCAGCCAATCTTGGCGCAATGCCTTTCAAAGCAAGCTAGCCGGCACAATGAGTGTGGCTGGCGTGACGTTAGCTCGCTTTATTTGGGCAGGGCCAATCGCGCTTATTTATCTCTATTCGCTGTACCAATGGCAACCAGTCTCCGTGCCTAATTTTTCCGGTGAGTTTGTTTTCTACATTGTTGCTGCTGCGATTATGCAGATCCTAGCGACCGGCTTGATGGTGACGCTGTTTAAGCTAGAGAACTATGCGATTGGAGCTGGGCTCGCCAAATGTGAAGCCCCAGTTTCAGCGGTATTATCCGTGCTGTTTTTTGGTACAGCTTTGACACTAACAGGTTGGGTCGGCGTGCTTATTGGCACGTTAGGCGTACTAATCATGAGTAGTTCTTCTGGTTGGCGAAGCTTGTCTCCGAAAGTATTTTTGTTAGGTATGGCGTGTAGTACCGCTTTTGCTTTAACGTCTCTTTGGGTACGTGAAGCAAGCTTGAGCATAGGGCTTCCCTTCCCTCATAGCGCTGCTTGGGTGCTGTTTCTGGTGATTACTCTTCAGACATGCATTATCTGTACGTATCTCTTTTTCAGAGAGCGAGACACGCTGCGACAGATATTCAAGAAATCTAAACTGGTCGTGATGACAAGCCTAGCGAGTGTTATCGGTTCTCTGGGGTGGTTTAGTGCGATGTCGCTTCAAGCCGTGCCGTACGTAAAGACACTCGGGCAAGTCGAAGTGATCTTCATGGTATTGATATCCTATTTCTGGTTGGGACAAAGCATCGCGCGCAAAGACATTCTTGCGCTCATCTTGCTTTCTATCGCAGCGGTATTGGTTATGTGGCAGTGA
- a CDS encoding MFS transporter produces the protein MTLKEILKIPNVRYFLMFRSSYFARFYYPIFTLLYLDYGLTLSQFAMLNVVWAATIVLAEVPSGAFADTLGRKKLVVLSSIVMFIEIAMIALVPTGDANLVFIVFLVNRILSGLAMALASGADEALAYDTLKEQGNEELWPRVLQIQLRVASTVGIFVTLIGAAMYDVKFMTNIFHALGLAEPESTKDLMRIPVFATLFVAMIAIYAAINMREEKKVMPSDQTKLAATIASLKLTADTGKWVLATPYVLFILLYYSLFEHTSRMFLTMNSQYYLAIDIPIIYFGFIGAGISLLKIILAGQSRRLAESIEPKTFIIVMGLASIATYYWISLGWSIYGVIPALVLIFIIMTMNIFISYHLNKKTESHNRATVLSFKGLMFNLGYGLIGILYAYYYKLVSNNYTEQEIEQNLAFLASLSSFCYYFALLFVLISALFYFKNKKQPIF, from the coding sequence ATGACGCTCAAAGAAATCCTGAAAATTCCCAATGTCCGCTACTTCTTGATGTTTAGAAGCAGCTACTTTGCGCGTTTTTATTACCCTATTTTCACCCTACTCTATTTAGATTACGGATTAACCCTTTCTCAGTTTGCCATGCTTAATGTGGTTTGGGCGGCGACCATTGTGCTTGCAGAGGTTCCATCAGGAGCATTCGCAGATACCTTGGGGCGCAAAAAGCTTGTAGTGCTGTCTTCGATTGTGATGTTCATTGAGATCGCCATGATCGCTCTTGTACCAACTGGAGATGCCAATCTAGTCTTCATTGTTTTTCTGGTTAACCGGATATTAAGTGGCTTAGCGATGGCGTTGGCCAGTGGAGCCGACGAGGCATTGGCTTACGACACCTTGAAAGAACAAGGCAATGAAGAGTTGTGGCCTCGAGTGCTGCAAATCCAGCTTCGTGTCGCCTCAACTGTCGGTATCTTTGTCACTCTAATTGGTGCGGCGATGTACGATGTGAAGTTTATGACGAACATCTTTCATGCCCTCGGATTAGCAGAGCCAGAAAGCACTAAAGACCTGATGCGTATTCCCGTGTTCGCCACTTTATTTGTTGCGATGATCGCTATCTATGCCGCGATTAATATGCGCGAAGAGAAAAAGGTGATGCCAAGCGACCAAACCAAATTAGCAGCCACCATCGCCAGCCTTAAATTAACGGCTGACACAGGTAAGTGGGTACTTGCTACGCCTTATGTGCTGTTCATCTTGCTGTACTACAGCCTGTTCGAACACACCTCGCGAATGTTCCTAACCATGAACAGCCAATACTATCTCGCGATCGATATTCCTATTATCTACTTCGGTTTTATTGGCGCGGGTATCAGTTTGCTTAAGATTATATTGGCAGGACAAAGCCGTAGATTGGCAGAAAGCATCGAGCCTAAAACCTTTATTATTGTCATGGGCTTAGCAAGTATCGCGACCTATTATTGGATCAGTTTAGGGTGGTCAATTTATGGAGTAATTCCTGCACTGGTGCTGATCTTTATCATCATGACGATGAACATATTCATCAGTTACCACTTGAACAAAAAGACGGAATCACACAACCGAGCGACCGTTCTCAGCTTTAAAGGTTTGATGTTTAATCTCGGATACGGGCTGATCGGTATTTTGTATGCTTACTACTACAAGTTGGTCTCTAATAATTACACCGAGCAAGAGATAGAACAGAACCTCGCCTTCCTAGCATCGCTATCTTCGTTCTGCTACTACTTCGCTTTATTGTTCGTTTTGATTAGCGCGTTGTTCTATTTCAAAAACAAGAAACAGCCGATCTTCTGA
- the kdgR gene encoding DNA-binding transcriptional regulator KdgR, which produces MEKSTQPEAVSSVLKVFNILESLGEQKEIGVSDLSQRLMMSKATTYRFLQTMKMLGYVSQQGEADRYSLTLKMFELGSKSLEWVDMITIAEKEMRVISEETNETIHLGALDHGSIIYIHKIDSSFALRMHSRVGRRNPLHTTAIGKVLLAERDEEFVRTQLADAEFVKSTKNTLENVDQLIDELKAVKLQHFGEDNEEQEPGLRCIAAPVYDRFGTVIAGVSISFPTIRFDEEKKAHYVELLHNAGKNISKQLGFNDYPIK; this is translated from the coding sequence ATGGAGAAGTCCACCCAGCCAGAAGCCGTTTCATCGGTATTAAAAGTTTTTAATATTCTTGAATCTCTGGGGGAACAAAAGGAAATAGGCGTATCAGACCTTTCACAACGTCTAATGATGTCTAAAGCCACTACCTACCGCTTTCTACAAACAATGAAAATGCTTGGCTATGTGTCTCAACAAGGCGAAGCTGACCGATACTCACTCACATTAAAGATGTTCGAACTTGGTTCAAAATCACTCGAGTGGGTTGATATGATCACAATTGCAGAGAAAGAGATGCGTGTGATTTCAGAAGAGACTAATGAAACCATTCACTTAGGTGCGCTGGACCATGGCTCGATCATCTACATCCACAAGATCGATTCTAGCTTCGCTCTACGCATGCATTCTCGTGTTGGTCGAAGAAATCCTCTACATACAACTGCGATTGGTAAAGTGTTATTGGCAGAACGTGACGAAGAATTCGTTCGCACTCAGCTGGCAGACGCCGAATTTGTGAAAAGCACAAAAAATACCCTCGAAAACGTCGACCAACTTATCGATGAACTGAAAGCGGTTAAACTGCAGCACTTTGGCGAAGATAATGAAGAACAAGAGCCAGGCTTACGTTGTATCGCAGCTCCAGTTTACGACCGTTTTGGTACCGTAATTGCTGGTGTCTCAATTTCATTTCCTACCATTCGATTTGATGAAGAGAAAAAAGCTCATTATGTGGAGTTACTGCACAACGCAGGCAAAAATATATCTAAGCAATTAGGGTTTAATGATTACCCAATAAAATAA
- the kduD gene encoding 2-dehydro-3-deoxy-D-gluconate 5-dehydrogenase KduD, which translates to MMLESFNLEGKVAIVTGCDTGLGQGMAIGLAEAGCKVVGVNRVEPTDTIEKMNAAGHTFLDVRADLLKQEDIPGIIDKALTEFGHIDILVNNAGIIRREDAIEFSEQNWDDVMNINTKTVFFMSQSVAKQFKAQGTGGKIINIASMLSFQGGIRVPSYTASKSAVMGITRAMANEWASDNINVNAIAPGYMATNNTQALREDAARNQAILERIPADRWGTPKDVAGPCVFLASPASDYINGYTIAVDGGWLAR; encoded by the coding sequence ATGATGTTAGAGTCATTCAATCTGGAAGGTAAAGTAGCGATAGTGACGGGTTGTGATACCGGTCTTGGTCAAGGTATGGCAATTGGTTTAGCTGAAGCTGGATGTAAAGTGGTTGGCGTAAATCGTGTTGAGCCAACAGATACCATCGAGAAAATGAATGCAGCGGGTCATACGTTTTTAGACGTACGTGCTGACCTTCTAAAGCAGGAAGATATTCCTGGAATTATAGATAAAGCGCTGACTGAGTTTGGTCACATCGACATCCTTGTTAATAATGCCGGCATTATTCGCCGAGAAGACGCGATTGAGTTTTCTGAGCAAAACTGGGATGACGTAATGAACATCAATACTAAGACCGTTTTCTTTATGTCTCAGTCGGTTGCGAAGCAGTTTAAAGCGCAAGGCACTGGCGGAAAGATCATTAATATCGCATCAATGCTCTCTTTCCAAGGTGGTATTCGTGTTCCTTCGTATACTGCGTCTAAGAGTGCTGTAATGGGCATTACCCGTGCGATGGCGAACGAATGGGCGAGCGATAACATTAATGTTAATGCGATTGCACCTGGATATATGGCAACCAACAATACTCAAGCACTGCGTGAAGATGCTGCTCGTAACCAAGCTATTCTTGAGCGTATTCCTGCTGATCGCTGGGGTACACCAAAAGATGTCGCTGGCCCATGTGTGTTCTTAGCATCACCTGCATCGGATTACATTAATGGTTATACCATTGCTGTTGATGGTGGATGGTTAGCACGATAA
- a CDS encoding cupin domain-containing protein: MFVYNEDVKMEDLGAGVSRKVLAHSENVMAVEVHFETGAVGALHTHPHEQLTYVLSGAFEFTIGDVTKVVRTGDTMYKEPGIEHGCVCLEAGVLIDNFTPMRKDFV, translated from the coding sequence ATGTTTGTGTATAACGAAGACGTGAAAATGGAAGATCTTGGCGCGGGAGTTTCTCGCAAGGTGCTTGCTCATAGCGAGAACGTGATGGCTGTAGAAGTTCATTTCGAAACAGGCGCTGTTGGTGCGTTGCATACCCATCCTCATGAGCAGCTCACATACGTTTTGTCGGGAGCCTTTGAGTTCACGATTGGCGATGTAACGAAAGTAGTGCGCACAGGCGACACTATGTACAAAGAGCCGGGTATCGAACATGGCTGTGTTTGCCTAGAAGCCGGCGTATTAATTGATAACTTTACGCCAATGCGTAAAGACTTTGTTTAA